A stretch of DNA from Tribolium castaneum strain GA2 chromosome 7, icTriCast1.1, whole genome shotgun sequence:
tcatttggtgtaacaatttacgttttaaaagttacaatttatttatttacttataaaTTTTGTAGTCTTTAAGAAGTTTTTGAATGGAAATTCGTAAATCTTTAGAAACTGTAGACAATCGCCTGAGTTCTAACATCAAAAACTCGGGACTGTTTTCAGtgagtataataaaaatatactttcaATTTTCTTTTGGTTTCGAATAGACAAGTAAGAGAAAAGGACAAATAAATCTCTCCCTTTTGATCAGTCTATTAGagtaagaaaaaattaccacaGTGAAAGTCGTTGAAAAGAAGCAGAAGGTCTCAATGACTCTATCAAACCCAGCTTTTGGCATATCATTGATGCACTTGATGTGTTCACCTATATATTCcctaaaagtcaccaaaatcgtAGCAATGAAGAAAAGTAAAGTTGTCACACGATAGTGGAGCTTAAACGCCCAATTATCTATAGCAACAGCGTTCAATTTTGGCTTAAATTTGTCCTTGATGACTTCGAACAAGCCAAGCattgtctagaatttttttggtaatttttgccCGCTTTAGGGACGACTTACCGTtccgtttgaaaaataatgcaCACTTCACCCACAAGCTCTGCATAGTAAATGCCAGCTTATCGTAATTCTGTTGAAAATATGATAAGCTGACGCACTGTTAGGAATTCCTTTTCCTGGCTGTCTCAGATAAGGAAACTCAACACTTTAGCAAACTTTTATTCAACCACTAgctaattacaaaaaatcagTCAAATTTCGCCGGCTTTTTCAAAGTCGCAGCCTCTTCGTCGCTCTCCAAACAAATCAGCGGTCTCTTGCTCTCCTCCAGATCCTCCGCCAGCCCCAAAAACAGCTCCCGGAACACCAGAGCGTCCATATTTTTGGCCAAGTATTTCAGGAAAAGCCAGTCGGTGAAGTCGCATTTCTTGGTCACGGTGAGCATCTGCCAAGGGTCGAGTTTTCCAGGACACGAAGTGGCGAAGGCCAGACGGTTAAAACCACGGCTTCGAGAATGCAGCATAATTGTCATAAAGCGCCAAAACACAGCCAGACAGGATAGAAGGAAGAGGATAATGAACCAGAACCAGAGGAAAATGTAGATTTTTTCGTTGATTATGTTGAGGGCCATTACACACATGGCGTCATGGAGCTGGATGGTGCCCGAAGGGCCGTATTTGTGAAAAGTGCACTTCGTTACCTGAAAATTTCATTGTGATAGATAAGGAAATTGTTTGCGTTTATTTTGGGATTTGGTGGAGTAATGGTGTCATTAAAGTGATTTGTTTTGCTTGGAATGAATAAACACGGAACGAAAATAATCTTACGGCCAGTCATGGGGATAATTTCTAGGTGATTCAGTcaaatttcgataaaataaatatataggtaaacaagaaaaagtaaataaacgtctgaagtaaatttatttacgagtAGTATAATGTCGCTGACAAACATTGGATTTAGTTGGAAAACTTGTCAGTTCTATTTCTCGAAACAGTGGAATAAAATATCCTGTAATATTCTTCTTTTGTAATAGAAAAGAAACGCATTTTATTGGTTTTAgtgtaaaaagtaaaatttttcgtGTGTCTTAAGTGACAGCGTAgaatagaaattttattagattacaataaaataaacactaaattaaaaaaagttcaatTTAGAACAcggtaatatttaaaaaaaaatcaaaacaaaacaaaatatacagggtgctcaaaaactggcgcaccagtttttttatttgtttttctgtttcacactaagtaatcgttccctaataaaacgatgaataattgtttttaaatttcctatcagactttagctttttttattaaaaaaattaaaattcatcaaaaaaatcataatctgccgacactgggaattatttcctaggaaaccgttccaaaaatatttttttcttattgttgatcaaattctattgggATCACggctgttagacaacgttgccacatatcacttatttaaaatacctTATTTATggataactttaatacaaagattttatttactatttttatctttatatgtaagcaatttCCTACCACACTCGATTGAGAtagtgcgccggtttttgagcttCCGGTATAAGATGAAAAAATTAGTATCTAGAAAAATAATGacagaactaaaaaaaataagaaataaggtaaaacaaattgtaaaaagaaagtttaaaacaataaaattatgctAAACTTGAGTAAAGCAAACCTAAACCAGAAAAatgtttgtgaaaaaattggaaatatttcGCCAGGATTTGTTTATAATATCTACTTATTATACAATGAAGTCCCtctgacattaaaaaattctaaaatcagcaattttaaacacaactACAAAATGTTTCTcacaaaatgatttttctgtttttcttattttattattattcctctctataattttgttaaatagaattagattttttttattatattttttaatattttttttttcttcaatcacatcgcttctttttattttttttttattatttctcatTTATTGTCTGGGCCAAAATCTCGATCAGGTTTACTGCCTTCTAGTccagtagaaaatttaaaattttaattttgttatcgtattttttttcttgttatacctaattatattgtaattatattttactgacacaaataaattatcactattattatcattgttattattattattattattattattattattattattattattattattattattattattattattattattattattattattattattattattattattattattattattattattattattattattattattattattattattattactattattattattattaattaagtcaAAATGAGCCTTTAAGTAGTCAAAAATAAccttatttttgactttttcaaGCATATTATCACGTTTTTGAGGTAAAACCacctttttattttgctattttgccgtaaaaatcatcaaaacaCGTAaaaacttactctatttttcCTCTTGTACGTTTTAAAATCCTTTGAGACATTTGACCAATAATCAAAgtcaaaaatcaccaatttgagtcgaaaataacattatttccTGATTTTTCGAACAtcttagtaaatttttaaggcaTATGaagtctgtttttttttcgtaatgttGGTAAGCCTGACCAACAAAACAACGAAATTAGGTCGAAACTagcattatttttgcctttttaagcgtttcatatttttttattataccaaGAAACCATAAAGTTAGTGGAAAAATAAGAATACTTGTGCTCCTTTCGAgcattttagatttttttttgtaaacacaCAGTTTTGTGCACAatacagcgtgttagggaatgagcaaaattttaaaggtagatagagaatgcaaaacaaatcgattaagcaaaatttatgtaaatcaaaaatgcatagttttcctaaaaaatcggtCTGAAATTAAAgccccaaattttgagaaccactgaactagaattatgaaagttagcgtaaattttaatattattgacaaaacagcaaaGGTAAAACAACTTCTTGGCCCACtacgtttttttatattaatttgtgTTGTGTTattgaattttacaaaaaaaacaaaaattttttgccaggatcgagataaattttcaaattgccCATGCACCACAATCGCCattttgattaataaaaaaattaacgactAATAAATTCCcataagccacacagtggctctcaacaggtgggttaataacaatttctgaagaaagtacgcaatttttggaaaaatgatataagggtgtttaactcgtctgatcatgacaatacacatacaaaatattgcatttcctaacaccctgtatttgacCATAGAAAACGCAAAAATCAGCACCATATTAGCTCAAAAAACTTAAGAAAATCAAGTAAAAATCCAATATCGAGCAAAATAACAtcgaaagaaataataaaaatgaataaaaaaacaataaaaattaaacataaacaAATACACTGTAAAAGTTGATGCAAGTGCAGAACAAAACGAGAATACAGAGTGAAAActacaaaactaaaaataaaaattgaataaaaaaatttacaaaggtCAATAAAACAGAGAGAAAAGAAAAACGAAAAGTATAAGAACCTGACAAAGTAGAAGTTGATTTATAACCAGCATGTTTATCTATTTAGTGGTATTTACCCACTTTTTTAGCATTTCGTTCAAACAcctcttaaataatttatgttcgCCGTTACATCGCCGCCAAATATTGACTTTCCGACTGCATTTTTTTCGCATATCACATTTGTTTGCCCACAAAGGTGCGAATTTGATCCTAATTGTCCGACAAATCGCACTTATTTACAATTCCCATTAGGAAAAACCGAAAATCTAATTATCTCGCTAATTATTTAAgaacaacaattaattaacatttttcgccGGAACCGATTGACGCAGGTCTGTTTGCTTTCGCGATTATCACTCACCTTTGGGAACACTTCGTCCAGAGTCGTGACAGTTTCGTCACCATCTTCAATCACATCGGTCCCAAGAGTCAAAAACTGATGATCCAAGAACAAATCTGTGATGTAAACTTGGAGAATAACGTTGGCAACGTTGAGAATCTCGCAGAAAACCAACCACCGAGACCAGGATTTATTGAAAAAGATTCGGTCGATGAAGGCTTTGCGGATGGTGGCCATAAATTCGGCcctaaaattcaaaatttaatttattttttttggaaattgggagatttactttttttctttcGAGGGGATTTTTTTGTCTTGGACGGCCACCTCCTTCTCCAAAAAGGCGAAGGCCCCGAGTTGGAGCCCCTCAATCAGTCTGCGAATACGGCCCCcttattcaaataaattaaaaaaattacaacaaaaataaaaaatcaaccttcaaattttttccaaatcagGTGAGTTAGATGGAACATGATGGCTTGCCCGAACAGCACAAAGGGCACCCATTGGTAGTAGGCATGTCTCTGGATGGGTTCCGTCGAATTGAGCCCATAGGAGCCCACCCCTGGGTGCGCCACATGCCCATCCCTTACCATTCTGTCGTCATAGTGACT
This window harbors:
- the LOC657166 gene encoding innexin inx7, which encodes MLKTFEAIKKNFKIKPQAYHIDNWIFRMHYRVTTLIFLVATLLVTSRQYIGEHIKCISDKGVPEQVMNTFCFFTTTFTVISHYDDRMVRDGHVAHPGVGSYGLNSTEPIQRHAYYQWVPFVLFGQAIMFHLTHLIWKKFEGGRIRRLIEGLQLGAFAFLEKEVAVQDKKIPSKEKKAEFMATIRKAFIDRIFFNKSWSRWLVFCEILNVANVILQVYITDLFLDHQFLTLGTDVIEDGDETVTTLDEVFPKVTKCTFHKYGPSGTIQLHDAMCVMALNIINEKIYIFLWFWFIILFLLSCLAVFWRFMTIMLHSRSRGFNRLAFATSCPGKLDPWQMLTVTKKCDFTDWLFLKYLAKNMDALVFRELFLGLAEDLEESKRPLICLESDEEAATLKKPAKFD